The following proteins come from a genomic window of Pyxidicoccus sp. MSG2:
- a CDS encoding aminoacyl-tRNA deacylase, whose amino-acid sequence MIPDSIIEYLQRHRVPFERRSHFRALRAQSLAASLHVTGFQVAKTVIIHASDRLWLCVVSAPDTVDLGRVAEMLGVRRLRLAEESEFVDLFPQCEPGAEPPFGQLYGLPVVVDEHLRHAGRLLFRAGSHTEAIELRFEDFLQLEEPLLGHIVRDRPRELAYAPAELHA is encoded by the coding sequence ATGATTCCGGACTCCATCATCGAGTATCTCCAGCGCCACCGCGTCCCCTTCGAGCGGCGGTCGCACTTCCGGGCCCTCCGCGCGCAGTCACTCGCGGCGTCGCTGCACGTCACGGGCTTCCAGGTGGCGAAGACGGTCATCATCCACGCGTCGGACCGGCTGTGGCTCTGTGTGGTGAGCGCGCCGGACACCGTGGACCTGGGCCGCGTCGCGGAGATGCTCGGAGTCCGCAGGCTGCGGCTGGCGGAGGAGTCGGAATTCGTCGACCTCTTCCCGCAGTGCGAGCCGGGCGCCGAGCCCCCCTTCGGCCAGCTCTACGGCCTGCCCGTGGTGGTGGACGAGCACCTGCGCCACGCCGGGCGACTGTTGTTCCGCGCGGGCTCGCACACGGAGGCCATCGAGCTGCGCTTCGAGGACTTCCTCCAACTGGAGGAGCCGCTGCTCGGGCACATCGTCAGGGACCGTCCGAGGGAGCTGGCGTACGCACCGGCGGAGCTGCACGCGTAG